GTCCCACCACTTAGTATCGGGGCAGGACACAAGGGTAAGGAAATGAAATGTGTGGAGCACAAGTGTGcacagatgtttccttggcgcggttcAGAAATGAACTGGCTGCAGATCATGCAGCTGGCTCAgattgcaggggggagggagccgGAGGGGGGTGAGTGGCTCACTTGGCAGGAGCCCAATGAAAATGTCTGGAAGGCCAGGGgtaaggggtgggtggggagcatcCTCCCACAGGACCCACTCATGGAATGCCCGAGAGATGGGAGGTAAGGCTGCTGTCTCCTACTGGAGTACGCACTGGGGGGGTATgaggggtggagagccccatgcactgACCTAGCACCCAGGGACCCACCCAGCCCCCCTGGttatagtccaggaggtctccaatCCTGGTGTTTCCTGCCAGGAACAGCCTCTGGCGCAATGATGAGGACTCCAAAAAGGCTTGCACCTATTGAAATCCGGGAGGCAGGCAGGTACAAGCCTGCCCGCGTCTGAAggccccttccccagctgggccagCCTGTATTCTACCTTGGTCCCACGGCCCACCAGGGATATCGGCTGGTGGCTCCTTAATGGAGCCATGGGcatgggcgtgtacttggcgcagTTCACCCCCAACCCCGACACCTGCCCTTTTtgcggcatgagggagaccctggcacacattTATTTTGAGTGTGCCAAATTGCAGCACCTTTCTGGCTCCTTCAGAACCTTCTCCTAAGGTTCTGCCTGAACTTTTCCACACACCTCCTGATTTATGCACACCCAGTCCATGGCCCCATGAACATGGCCCTTGTCCAGCATCCTCTTCCTGGCATTATAGATGGCCACCTCGGCcagcgccaggaggaggttgatgaggaggtctcaTGATTTCATGAGGATATGGACTGCGTGTGCATAAACCAAGTGGTGCGGGGGGAAGTGTGGTCAGAACCTTAggagaaggttctggaggagccggaaaaGGTGCTGAAACCTGGCACACTCCAAATAGACATGCGCCAGCATCTCCCTCACACTGCAAAAAGGGCAGGTATCTGGGATGGGGGTGAACTGTGCCAGGTATACACCTGTGCTTATGAAATGCATGGTGCATGAGCATGTACAGATGTGTCCCTTCCAACCCAAGAATACCTGCTCCACATCCCCTggagtaaacacacacacaccagaatagTACAAggaatataggaaagggaaatactTCATCACACAGGGATGAATGGAGGGGGAAGATAGgaggagcagtaaaacagggttaCATCCAACACAAGGACCCAATGATCCATAGTCTGAAAGGGGCAATGCATCTATACTCAgagttcaggagacctgggcaaAGTTCCAGTCTGGCGGTGAGTCTTTGGGAAGGCGCTTGTGTGACAGGTGAACTAATGGATGATAGGGGCTGACAGCATTGGCAGAGCAGAAGAGGCAGGGTTGGATACAAGAGTAGGCAAGTGGAGAAGGGTTAGGTTGTGAAAGGCCCataaaggagggggaaaaagcttGCATATGACATGTTCTATGGGACTCGAGAAGAGGACTGACATTGTCACTGTGACAGGTCAAAAAGGTGACTTTGCAACATCATTTTGACTAGACAGGAAAGTGAGGTGGGTGCCAGGAAGGTCCGAGGGGATGCAGATAAGCACCGGAGAGAATTTGAGTCATTCAGACTGAGGGAATAGGCCTGATAATGGAAATGCAAGGGAGGAAGAAGTGGCAAGGCTTGGATACAGCTTGGATGCATGGCTCTAGAGATGGTGAAAAGTCAAAGATGACCCTCGTGATGCATCTGAGTGACAGGAAGGATGGTAGTACTGTCAATGGTGACTGAGAATGTAGTGGAGATCTTGAGAGGAATGAAAGGCTCAGTTTTAACCAAGTTACAATGAAATAGATAGCAAAATATCCACAGGGAGATGATAGACAGACAGGCCAAGATACAAGACTGTGGAGAGGAATCACATCAGGAATGGATCTCTAAACAACCGAATTTGTGTCCATGTTTTGATTCATTGTAGTCTCGCTCCCATTGAAGAAAAAGGAAGTTTTGTCATTTGCTTCAATGGAAGGCGCTTGCTTTCCCGTTGCATTGCCGTTCAATTTTGCAAGCCTGTGCAGGGACTGGGGACACCGTGCTCCTCTTTGTAAATTGGAGAGTACCAGATCAGAAACTCATTTACAGTATGAGGCCATTTGGGACCTACTCGAAATTAGGCATCTCCATGACTGTGAAGAGGCACTCTCTCTTTGGACAGTACAGAAAGGCATGGAGCTGTCCAGCTGATGTGACACTCAAAAATTGCACGTGAGAAATGCACAAAATCGGCTAGACTTGCCCTTTGCTTTAGTCTTTCTGATATTAGATACAGAGTGAGCTGACATTGCACAGCCTGTTTGGTAAATAGGAATCTCCTACAAAAGAAAGTCGACTGGTTTGGCCCTGCCTGCTACTAGCAAGTTTGTTGCTAATCACAAGATTTCTCACAGTGATAATAAGATGCAGTAACAACTTAGAACTGAGTAATGGTCCAGGCTTAAACAGTCATTGGTGCAGGACTAGAACTTGGGTCTGTAAACTAGATACTGTAATCCCACTGCTATAGAGTCATTCTGACTGCTCTTTGGCCCACTaactatttaagtatttcatacaaagtgaAGCAGCTTCAATGGGTGAGATTAagaaagcccctccccccactcttccTGTAGCCCAGTGCTTAGCATAGTCACTTGGGCAGTGAAAGACCTAGGTTCAAGTGCTTGCTCTGACACAAgaagagtggggatttgaaccctAGTCTCCCACAGCCAAGCTGAATGCTTTAAATACTGTGTATAAAAGGGCATCACAACCTCCAagttgtcttttcttttcccccttcagaCAGGGCTGACCTGGGTTAAACACCTAATTCCAGCAGAGGGTTCACAGCCGTGAATCCCAAGTGGCATTACGTGGACTCAAGCCCAACCCTCAGCAGTTGCGACTGGCTAGCTTCAGCAACATCCCACTCAGCTTCTGTGAATCCCACtcttaggtgcccaactctccACATACATTTATAGGGAGCCTGTGTACCTGAGTCAGGGCTGGAGATTCCACTAAGTGGCAGGGGACctaaagttaggtgttgcaacactgaacCTAAGTCCTCTTTGTGGCTCTAGCCCCAGATTGCTCCTTAAAATGTGATGCCATATAGAGCTGCCTTTTATGCCTGTGACTAGGGCAACCCTTGGGAATTAATGGGATGCCATCCCAAAAAATGTGAAGCAAGAAATGTTCTGCTGTCTTTTAGCTTTTTATAGTTAAACAAACCCTCAGTTGAACTATTGTGAATTCTTTAAAGGCCCATGCTCATGGGTCAGATTACTGTGCCAGTGATGGCTGGCTttcaaattcatttcacacactTTCAGGGAACAGATGCAGATACCTGGTAAGTGGCAGCATCTGACTTAAAAATGTGTCATCAGCCTCAGACCTCTCAAGTAACATCTCAACTTGGTGGGGAATGTTAATCTAACTGGTGAACATATTTCAATGGGTGGAAATAAAGTCCCTCCTCTAGTTACTGACATATTGATTGACACCTTTGTGTTGTTCCAGGGGCTCTTAAACACTCTAAGCCCAAAGGAGTATGGTTTCTGTTTCCAATATCATTTAGTCAAGCTGGCTTCTTGCTGCATCCCAAAATTTCCCAGCTGTTGTGCAATGACAAACAACTATAGGGTTTGGATTTTTATAAcactttattaaacaaaaattaataattcaCCTCTACTGATCCAGATTATAAGAAGACAAAGATAGgattaataaaagaaaaccaGCAAACATTTACTGCATTTTCATAACTGTTCATCTCATTATTTCTGACATGATTACAGTACAGATATTGATACAAAAATCTTATaagtggcattttaaaaataaagagcataTGACTGATTTTGTCCCAACTTCAGTATTCTGTAACTGATAGATATGTGCCAGATTCACCCCCAAAGTAAGGTAATTGATGCCAATGGAATTATACTGGTTATTAATTTGGCTCCTTGTTTTCAGAGTGTTTTTGAAAGATGCTAATGGAGATCACAGTAATTGCAGACTAAATGTACTCAGAGGACTAAGTGGAGCATGTAGGATGGCATAGCTTATGTTCTGTTGCAGCATGTGCCATATACCAAGGGACTgctttcattgggctttggatcaggcccccaggACACAGTGCTAAGAAAATGCAACCGTCCAAAAATGGTTAATAAGGTTTTTTCATGAAGTGCAACTTTAGGAAAGTAATGCATTGGAGCCCTGCCATCTAAAATACATTGATGGGTTGCAAGAAGGAGACAAGGCAACCGTTTCCACAGCTTCAGGTTAACCAATGGCTGCTCTTTAACGATCAAATTCTAATTCTCCTCTAATTTTAATCTTTTAGTAATTATTTGAGGCCAATATTTAATATGATATTTATGGCCTTGCATACTTTGAGCAGTGACGACAAAACAGCAGTTCAGTTTCCATGTGTCATCCAAATACAGACATTCCTCCAAATGCACGTCAGTGTGTGAGCAATCTCCCTATCACAATGCATGTTCTGTGCATCACTAAGTCATctatttaatctatttttataGCAGAGGCATTTCTAGTACTCCTGGTGCCATTGTAGCTAAACACCAGTTAAAAAGCTATGAACCTAATCTTGCACCCAATTGTTACCAGGCATAGAGCTTATTATCCTTCAATGGGACAGCTCATGGTAATAAACCTTATGCCCAGAAGCGACTCTTGGTAGGATTAGGCCCTAATTTAACATTCACATTGCCCAAAGGGATATAAAATCGGACTTTGTGTGATCTCTAGTTGTTGTGTATATTCATATCAGTGTAACACAGGTTGAAAAAGAAGATTGTATTTAACAAGGTAGCCATCATTGTAAACATACAGGACTCGGTCTGAGGGGTTATAGTTGATACTTTGAATTGTTTCTAACATTTTATCCATAATTATGCTAATTTTACCTTCCTGTTCAGTGTTTGTGTCATATGTGTAAAATATTTCCTCTTTCCTAGTGTTGACAGGTCTTGTGGCATGTAGAACACCACAGATGATGAAAGCGTTGGAAATGGATGGCTTGTACTGCCTTGTATTCCAAGTATGGAGCACATCAAGTGTGGTCTCATTGAGTTTGCTAATCATAATGTTACCTTTGTTGTCCTCGGTTGAATAAATTACCCACAATCCACTTTCATCCACAGCAAAGTCCATATCTTGCCACCCAACACCAGCATAAGAGAAACGGTTACTATAAGCAGCATTCGGCAGAGTTTTCCTCACAGCCAATGTGTTTGTGTTTAAATTGAGCTTGCCCATATCTCTTGAATTATATACATTGTAATACATGAAGTTATTGTAAACTGCGGTGCCACTGCCTTCCCCATATTGAATGTTTAACTCTCGAGCATTTTTTAATAGCAGCAAATCATCATAGGAATTATGAAGTCTGTAAGATTCTAAGAGTCTCCCATCTGGGTTCAAAGGTGCCACCCAGTATAGGTCCTTCTGCGGGGTCCGAAGAGAGGAATCCCTACCCCAGGAACCATATTTGAAGGAAAATCCTCTCCAGTTCAGCTGTACAACATAGGGCTGGCTGATATTCACAATCCCACCATGACCACAACTGCCTGTAAGCAAAGAGAAAATGTAGGCTTTTCAAAGGGCATGATTAGGAGAGAGGATTTAGTGTGTGTACTTTATATGAATCAGCTTTGTTGCAAGAACAGAAATAAATACATATCTTTGTCAAAGATTTTCCTTGCACCATATAAACAGCCCATAGATTTCAGTTCTGTAGCTGTTCCAGTCTGACTGAACTACAGGGGTCATCCCACTAGAACTGGGGCCATACTGAAAAAACAGCCAACAATCCAGCAACACATTTTAGAGATCTCAGTTTTTAGTCAGTACTCacttaaagtaaataaatgattCGCTTCTGTTTCAGATAAGTGACCAGTTTTCTGTTTCCACCTAGTCTATGCTTTCCACCACGCTGGGCTGGGAAATCACATAGAAAATacaatttcagaagcattttaggTCATTGGCTTCTGCAGTGGAGCACAGTTCTGGAAATATGGGAAACAAGAAGGAACATCTTGTCTCACTGTACTGCAATGAGTTTTGGAAGGTGGAGGAAAAATTGGCAGCACTAGTTCTAGAGGCTCATTTCAGATTAGCATGCTACTGTCAAAATCACCACTTGAAAACAATACTTCCGAGAGCTTTccatctgaggctctcaaagcaatTCAGATATTAATGAGCATAGCCTTACAACAGCTCTCTAAGGTGGAGGTAAATATCCCCAGTTTAAATATGAGGTAACTATAAAGTGACCATACAACCTATTTCAACCAGGACAGTCTTGGTTTTTCTTATGATGTCCCAGGAGCTTCAGGATAACTGAAATAGCCTGTTGTTTTTTTCATTCCATCagccaaaatatttgtttttttatagcTACACAATGCTTGTTCAAGATGTATTGCTATGCTGAGTAGAATTTGCACTGTTTACTGAGAACAAACAGCCCAGTGGAATGAGCTTTCAGGGTAATGAACAATGTCTGGAATGAAGAGAACTTGAATGAAAGTAAACGCTATCAAAGCTGTTCCTCTGCTCAAAGCGACTGTTGATGACACTTGTTCAATGTTTCACAATGAATGCAGAACACTAAAGTATTGGAAAAAAATCCTCCACTCCAAAATACGCAGGTCTCCCTGGGTGAGAAGCTGGCAGTGGTGACACCAgcacacttaaaaataaaagtatcctTTTGTCTGACTCTTTGCAGCCCTAAAAGATGCCACCATGAATGTGTGccagttttttcccctttaaaggcATGGTCACCGGAGACACAGATGTTAAGCGACCTGCACAGTCACACAGCAAATGAATGGCAGTGCCAAGACTAGAACCCACATTTCCTAACTCAAAGTCAGGTGCTTTAAGCACTAGACAATGCTCCCTCTTAGAGGTGAACTAAAGTTTACCTGTGAAGACCTGAGTTTCATGTATCTATTAATTGATCAATTCAGGGTAACAGCTGATGATATCAAATCAGTGCAGAGGTTGCACATGCTCTAGTAGATGGGATGTCTTTGACACAATCACTTCTATATTATCTGTTCAGTGACTACCATTTGATGGCTGTTTGCAAGCCTATGTGGAAAGAGTTGCTGGGCTTAGTCTA
The DNA window shown above is from Trachemys scripta elegans isolate TJP31775 chromosome 1, CAS_Tse_1.0, whole genome shotgun sequence and carries:
- the LOC117885066 gene encoding olfactomedin-4-like isoform X2, producing MKCENLAVLPVFLQNAIALNAASTMLQNVPFANVTGSLNDNGVCQCSVYLPDTVFPVQKVEILEFTAQVLSEKFEKELTKIKNLTLMVNDLESLDKNNILAIHREIVALQNRLKECEKHRNQTTTPSYFPPGSCGHGGIVNISQPYVVQLNWRGFSFKYGSWGRDSSLRTPQKDLYWVAPLNPDGRLLESYRLHNSYDDLLLLKNARELNIQYGEGSGTAVYNNFMYYNVYNSRDMGKLNLNTNTLAVRKTLPNAAYSNRFSYAGVGWQDMDFAVDESGLWVIYSTEDNKGNIMISKLNETTLDVLHTWNTRQYKPSISNAFIICGVLHATRPVNTRKEEIFYTYDTNTEQEGKISIIMDKMLETIQSINYNPSDRVLYVYNDGYLVKYNLLFQPVLH
- the LOC117885066 gene encoding olfactomedin-4-like isoform X1; its protein translation is MKCENLAVLPVFLQNAIALNAASTMLQNVPFANVTGSLNDNGVCQCSVYLPDTVFPVQKVEILEFTAQVLSEKFEKELTKVSQYTKAIEMYEQKIRNLTIKVEHMESTSVSYSELDFQLLKLEINEMERLVTQLKSTLVGSNVIVEQLYVEIKNLTLMVNDLESLDKNNILAIHREIVALQNRLKECEKHRNQTTTPSYFPPGSCGHGGIVNISQPYVVQLNWRGFSFKYGSWGRDSSLRTPQKDLYWVAPLNPDGRLLESYRLHNSYDDLLLLKNARELNIQYGEGSGTAVYNNFMYYNVYNSRDMGKLNLNTNTLAVRKTLPNAAYSNRFSYAGVGWQDMDFAVDESGLWVIYSTEDNKGNIMISKLNETTLDVLHTWNTRQYKPSISNAFIICGVLHATRPVNTRKEEIFYTYDTNTEQEGKISIIMDKMLETIQSINYNPSDRVLYVYNDGYLVKYNLLFQPVLH